The following proteins are encoded in a genomic region of Deinococcus arcticus:
- a CDS encoding GNAT family N-acetyltransferase, which produces MTGAGWPIRRAVPGDAPGIAAHRAQMFTDMGDLTREAAQAQLGLWADWLAGAIEKGEYVGFVAEQSGQPLGSAGLMFHPKPPTTEDPATLRAYVLNVYVAPEGRRQGLAEALMRAVLTEVETRGLRTVTLHASAQGRSIYERLGFTEAPHPELRLILGNPATETRA; this is translated from the coding sequence ATGACTGGGGCGGGTTGGCCCATCCGCCGCGCCGTTCCCGGTGACGCCCCCGGGATTGCCGCCCACCGCGCCCAGATGTTCACCGATATGGGGGACCTGACGCGAGAAGCCGCTCAGGCGCAGCTGGGCCTGTGGGCAGACTGGTTGGCTGGGGCAATTGAAAAGGGCGAGTACGTGGGCTTCGTGGCCGAGCAGTCGGGGCAGCCGCTGGGCAGTGCGGGGCTGATGTTTCACCCCAAGCCGCCCACCACCGAGGACCCGGCCACCCTGCGGGCCTACGTGCTGAACGTCTATGTGGCTCCCGAAGGCCGCCGCCAGGGCCTGGCAGAGGCGCTGATGCGCGCCGTGCTGACCGAGGTGGAGACGCGGGGGCTGCGGACAGTCACGCTGCACGCCTCGGCCCAGGGCCGCTCTATCTATGAACGGCTGGGCTTTACCGAGGCCCCCCACCCCGAACTGCGCCTGATTCTGGGAAACCCTGCCACGGAGACCAGGGCGTGA
- a CDS encoding DinB family protein, which produces MPSLSAAVAQHLPLLSALTEAQAAHMPAPGVWSAREILGHLLDSGVNNHARFVRVSAEDGLSLPGYDQTLWVQRGGYTARPWAELVALWAAYQEQLAHLIEALPPASLSHTVRIGGGEPVTLRCLTEDYVAHQLHHLAQIPGRVGP; this is translated from the coding sequence ATGCCCAGCCTGTCTGCTGCCGTGGCCCAGCACCTGCCGCTGCTGTCGGCCCTGACCGAGGCGCAGGCTGCCCACATGCCTGCCCCTGGGGTCTGGAGTGCCAGGGAGATTCTGGGCCACCTACTGGACTCTGGGGTGAACAACCACGCCCGCTTTGTGCGGGTCAGTGCCGAGGACGGCCTGAGCCTGCCGGGGTATGACCAGACCCTGTGGGTGCAGCGCGGCGGGTATACCGCCCGGCCCTGGGCCGAACTCGTGGCGCTGTGGGCGGCGTATCAGGAACAGCTGGCGCACCTGATCGAGGCGCTGCCACCGGCCAGTCTGTCGCACACCGTCCGGATTGGTGGCGGTGAACCCGTCACCCTGCGTTGTCTGACCGAGGACTATGTGGCGCACCAGCTGCACCACCTCGCGCAGATTCCAGGGCGGGTGGGACCATGA
- a CDS encoding argininosuccinate synthase, with protein sequence MTKEHSAGTRQKIVLAYSGGLDTSIILKWLQTEQNYDVVAFTADLGQGDEVEEARVKALNTGAVAAYALDLREEFVRDYVFPMFRTSALYEGFYLLGTSIARPLIAKKMVEIAGKEGAVAVSHGATGKGNDQVRFEMTAYALKPDIVTVAPWRDWTFQGRADLEAFAHEHGIPVPTTKKDPWSTDANLLHISYEGGILEDPWAEPPAHMFKLTADPQQAPDEPEYVEVEFEAGNPVAINGEALSPAALLARANELGGKHGVGRLDLVENRFVGMKSRGVYETPGGTLLYHARRAVESLTLDREVLHQRDQLSPKYAELVYNGFWFAPEREALQVYFDHIAASVTGTARLKLYKGNCVVVGRKAPQSLYDKDLVSFEAGGDYNQHDAGAFIKLSALRMRVQARVAARAEQPDQEPAQV encoded by the coding sequence ATGACCAAGGAGCACTCAGCAGGGACGCGGCAGAAAATCGTGCTGGCCTACAGCGGCGGCCTGGACACCTCCATCATTCTGAAGTGGCTGCAGACCGAACAGAATTACGATGTGGTGGCCTTTACCGCCGATCTGGGCCAGGGGGACGAGGTGGAGGAAGCGCGCGTCAAGGCCCTGAACACGGGCGCCGTGGCCGCCTACGCGCTGGACCTGCGCGAGGAATTCGTGCGCGACTACGTGTTTCCCATGTTCCGTACCTCCGCGCTGTACGAGGGGTTTTACCTGCTGGGCACCTCTATTGCCCGCCCGCTGATTGCCAAGAAGATGGTCGAAATTGCCGGGAAAGAAGGCGCGGTGGCCGTCAGCCACGGGGCCACCGGCAAGGGCAACGATCAGGTGCGCTTTGAGATGACCGCCTACGCCCTCAAGCCCGACATCGTGACGGTGGCGCCCTGGCGCGACTGGACCTTTCAGGGCCGCGCCGATCTGGAAGCCTTTGCCCACGAGCACGGCATTCCGGTTCCCACCACAAAAAAAGACCCCTGGAGCACCGACGCCAACCTCCTGCATATTTCCTATGAGGGCGGCATTCTGGAAGACCCCTGGGCCGAACCGCCCGCGCACATGTTCAAGCTGACCGCCGACCCCCAGCAGGCCCCCGACGAGCCGGAATATGTGGAAGTCGAGTTTGAGGCCGGGAACCCGGTCGCCATCAATGGTGAAGCGCTGTCCCCCGCCGCGCTGCTGGCCAGGGCCAACGAACTGGGGGGCAAGCACGGCGTGGGCCGCCTGGATCTCGTGGAAAACCGCTTTGTGGGCATGAAGAGTAGAGGCGTGTACGAAACGCCCGGCGGCACGCTGCTGTATCACGCCCGCCGCGCTGTGGAAAGCCTGACCCTGGACCGCGAGGTGCTGCACCAGCGCGACCAGCTGAGCCCCAAATACGCCGAACTGGTCTACAACGGCTTCTGGTTCGCCCCGGAGCGCGAGGCGCTGCAGGTATACTTTGACCACATCGCCGCCAGTGTGACGGGCACCGCGCGCCTGAAGCTGTACAAGGGCAACTGCGTGGTAGTGGGCCGCAAGGCGCCGCAGAGCCTGTACGACAAGGACCTCGTCTCGTTTGAGGCAGGCGGCGACTACAACCAGCACGATGCGGGCGCGTTTATCAAGCTGAGTGCCCTGCGCATGCGGGTGCAGGCGCGTGTGGCTGCCAGGGCAGAACAGCCCGACCAAGAGCCCGCGCAGGTCTGA
- a CDS encoding GGDEF domain-containing protein, whose product MKTLARRWRRALRPPAPDTAEFAYRRGGLLALLACGVFVSAFTLLAQVGNDFSDADRLALSVIILKNVAFMVWLWRWPRHFLAIGLTELLLEIGAAIFRLYVTLHSPPSMNGLGGYAPWMIVTYLAAFLVLPTRAALGVSLTQFGGLLLVGVGFSLSPGSHPALRAALGNTLLQTYLVHATFIAFLALQQRLLQHYVHALVTARHEASLAHQDALTGLPNRRQLTTWLQGALPQVSHQPLSVVLFDLDHFKRVNDTYGHEVGDQTLQRVAQVLRRCLRQRDRAGRWGGEEFLILVDGDADAALTVAERLRDALSRERHPQVGPVTISCGVAPASLHDSPDLLLRRADEALYRAKHAGRNTVTIAA is encoded by the coding sequence GTGAAGACCCTGGCCCGGCGCTGGCGGCGCGCCCTGCGTCCCCCGGCCCCCGATACTGCCGAATTCGCCTACCGGCGCGGCGGGCTGCTGGCCCTGCTGGCCTGCGGCGTGTTTGTGAGTGCCTTTACCCTGCTGGCGCAGGTGGGCAATGATTTCAGCGACGCCGACCGGCTGGCCCTGAGCGTGATTATCCTGAAGAATGTGGCCTTCATGGTGTGGCTGTGGCGCTGGCCCCGCCACTTTCTGGCCATCGGGCTGACCGAGCTGCTGCTGGAAATCGGGGCGGCCATCTTCCGGCTGTACGTGACGCTGCACAGCCCGCCCAGCATGAACGGGCTGGGGGGGTACGCCCCCTGGATGATCGTGACGTATCTGGCGGCGTTTCTGGTGCTGCCCACCCGCGCGGCGCTGGGGGTCAGCCTGACCCAGTTTGGGGGCCTGCTGCTGGTGGGCGTGGGGTTCAGCCTCAGCCCGGGCAGTCATCCGGCGCTGCGCGCGGCACTGGGCAACACCCTGCTGCAGACCTACCTGGTTCATGCCACCTTTATCGCCTTTCTGGCCCTGCAGCAGCGCCTGCTGCAGCATTACGTCCACGCGCTGGTCACCGCCCGGCACGAGGCCAGCCTGGCCCACCAGGACGCCCTGACCGGGCTGCCCAACCGCCGCCAGCTGACCACGTGGCTGCAGGGCGCCCTGCCGCAGGTGAGCCACCAGCCACTGAGCGTGGTGCTGTTTGACCTGGACCACTTCAAGCGCGTGAACGACACCTATGGGCACGAGGTGGGCGACCAGACCCTGCAGCGCGTGGCGCAGGTGCTGCGCCGCTGCCTGCGCCAGCGTGACCGCGCCGGGCGCTGGGGCGGCGAGGAATTTCTGATTCTGGTGGACGGCGACGCAGACGCCGCCCTGACCGTGGCCGAGCGGCTGCGCGACGCCCTGAGCCGCGAACGCCACCCGCAGGTGGGCCCCGTGACCATCAGCTGCGGGGTGGCGCCGGCCTCGCTTCACGACTCGCCGGACCTGCTGCTGCGCCGCGCCGACGAGGCCCTGTACCGTGCCAAGCACGCCGGGCGCAACACCGTGACCATCGCGGCCTGA
- a CDS encoding LysE/ArgO family amino acid transporter, producing MPSFLRGLTLGLSLIVAIGPQNAFVLRQGLTQQYALLAALACALCDSMLIALGVLGLGSWLSRVPVLVTAGTLFGTAFLTWYGLRALRSAWAGGAAGLEAGGPASATPRQIVGTALGFSLLNPHALLDTVVLIGGASAGLNSAGRLAFLGGTILASWAWFFTLALAGRTLAPAMARPQAWRVLDALIGVTLLVTAAGLLWGLQG from the coding sequence GTGCCTTCCTTCCTGCGCGGCCTGACCCTGGGCCTGTCCCTGATCGTGGCCATTGGCCCGCAAAACGCCTTTGTGCTGCGCCAGGGCCTGACGCAGCAGTACGCCCTGCTGGCTGCCCTGGCCTGCGCCCTGTGCGACAGCATGCTGATTGCGCTGGGCGTGCTGGGGCTGGGGAGCTGGCTGTCGCGCGTGCCCGTGCTGGTTACGGCCGGCACGCTGTTTGGGACGGCTTTTCTGACGTGGTATGGCCTGCGCGCCCTGCGCTCGGCCTGGGCGGGCGGCGCGGCGGGGCTGGAGGCAGGCGGGCCAGCCTCGGCCACGCCCCGGCAGATCGTGGGCACGGCCCTGGGCTTTAGCCTGCTCAACCCCCATGCCCTGCTGGACACGGTGGTTCTGATTGGCGGGGCCAGCGCGGGCCTGAACAGTGCGGGGCGGCTGGCCTTCTTGGGCGGCACCATTCTGGCGTCGTGGGCGTGGTTTTTCACGCTGGCGCTGGCCGGGCGGACCCTGGCTCCGGCGATGGCCCGGCCGCAGGCGTGGCGGGTACTGGACGCCCTGATTGGGGTGACGCTGCTGGTGACAGCTGCCGGTTTGTTGTGGGGACTCCAGGGGTAG
- a CDS encoding MFS transporter → MLHSSRALRVYLVTEAVMAAAFALAYTLQGLYFVQTVGLAPFQLLLVGAALELSAFVLEVPTGVLADAFSRKWSVVLGCAALGAAMLLVGSFPVFGVILAAQVVSAVGYTCLSGAHEAWLADELGEDRLGGALLLGGQYARVAGVGGILGAAALAALGGPALCIVVGGGTLLALAAFLALKMPEQGFTRAAPSERPTWAGLTAPLRQGVREVRGRPVLILLIAAAALYGASTEALDRLNEFLLLRETGLPGGLSAEGWFIALALTGSVLGWAVLEPLRRRLDLSQPRQVARTLRVVLGLSVVALLAFALAPGFGWAAGALLVHGVLRGLYSPLYSAWLNQGLPSGSRATINSFASQADALGQVSCGPLFGLAGNLWGVRAALALAALVRLPTLALLSRAGKGELR, encoded by the coding sequence ATGCTCCATTCTTCCCGCGCGCTGCGGGTTTATCTGGTCACCGAGGCCGTCATGGCCGCTGCGTTTGCCCTGGCGTATACGCTGCAAGGGCTGTATTTCGTTCAAACCGTGGGCCTGGCGCCCTTTCAGCTGCTGCTGGTGGGGGCGGCGCTGGAACTCTCGGCGTTCGTGCTGGAGGTGCCCACGGGCGTCCTGGCCGACGCCTTTTCGCGCAAATGGTCGGTGGTGCTGGGGTGCGCGGCGCTGGGCGCGGCGATGCTGCTGGTGGGCTCGTTTCCCGTCTTTGGGGTCATTCTGGCCGCGCAGGTGGTCAGTGCCGTGGGCTACACCTGCCTCAGCGGCGCGCATGAAGCGTGGCTGGCCGACGAACTGGGCGAGGACCGCTTGGGCGGGGCCCTGCTGCTGGGCGGGCAGTACGCCCGCGTGGCCGGGGTGGGGGGCATCCTGGGGGCCGCCGCACTGGCCGCGCTGGGCGGCCCCGCGCTGTGCATCGTGGTGGGCGGGGGTACGCTGCTGGCGCTGGCCGCCTTTCTGGCGCTGAAGATGCCGGAGCAGGGCTTCACCCGCGCCGCCCCCAGCGAGCGACCCACCTGGGCTGGCCTGACCGCCCCGCTGAGGCAGGGCGTGCGCGAGGTACGGGGCCGCCCGGTCCTGATCCTGCTGATTGCCGCAGCGGCGCTGTACGGCGCCAGCACCGAGGCCCTGGACCGCCTGAACGAGTTTCTGTTGCTGCGCGAAACGGGGCTGCCGGGGGGCCTGAGTGCCGAAGGCTGGTTTATTGCCCTGGCGCTGACGGGCTCGGTGCTGGGGTGGGCGGTGCTGGAACCGCTGCGCCGCCGCCTGGACCTGAGCCAGCCCCGGCAGGTGGCGCGTACCCTGCGCGTGGTGCTGGGCCTCAGCGTGGTGGCGCTGCTGGCGTTTGCGCTGGCCCCTGGGTTTGGGTGGGCGGCGGGCGCGTTGCTGGTTCACGGTGTGCTGCGGGGCCTGTACAGCCCGCTGTATTCGGCGTGGCTGAACCAGGGCCTGCCCAGCGGTTCGCGCGCCACCATCAACTCCTTTGCCTCACAGGCCGACGCGCTGGGGCAGGTGAGCTGCGGGCCGCTGTTCGGGCTGGCGGGCAACCTGTGGGGCGTGCGGGCGGCGCTGGCCCTGGCCGCGCTGGTGCGCCTGCCGACCCTGGCCCTGCTGAGCCGTGCGGGAAAGGGGGAATTGCGGTGA
- the carB gene encoding carbamoyl-phosphate synthase large subunit, with product MPKRTDLQTILILGSGPIQIGQAAEFDYSGTQALKALKGEGYRVVLVNSNPATIMTDPDLADATYLEPLTPEFVRKVIEKERPDALLPTLGGQTALNLAMDLFHNGTLEEFGVELIGANAAAIKKGEDREEFQAAMKKIGVATAKGQMVHSMEEAVEYQKEIGLPIVIRPSFTLGGTGGGIAHSYEEFLAITEGGLRDSPVTSVLLEESILGWKEYELEVMRDTADTVVIITSIENFDPMGVHTGDSITVAPAQTLSDVEYQRLRDQSLAIIREIGVDTGGSNIQFAVDPKDGRVIVIEMNPRVSRSSALASKATGFPIAKIAALLAVGYHLDELKNDITRSTPASFEPSIDYVVTKIPRFAFEKFPGSSDALGTQMRSVGEVMAIGRTFKESLQKALRSVESDVRGAFAAMSDEGLRGLLYGNPRRLEAVLELLRRGESTEALFDATKIDPWFLSQLKEITDAEKELSDLGPIAEWKYELWREVKRLGFSDARIGEIVGLSELQVRELRKAAKALPVYKTVDTCAAEFEAFTPYHYSTYEWEDEVRATDKPKVVILGSGPNRIGQGVEFDYATVHAVWALQEAGFETIMINSNPETVSTDYDTADRLYFEPLTFEDVMNIVEHEQPVGVIVQLGGQTPLKLAKKLADAGAPIIGTSPETIHEAEDRASFNALCERLGLPQPRGKVAETPEQAAALAAELGFPLMARPSYVLGGRAMRTVRSMEELTTYLSEVYAAVEGQPSILLDQFLEGALELDVDTLCDGQKAVVAGIMEHVEAAGVHSGDSACILPPVNLSPELLARVKADTERLALELGVKGLMNVQWAVKDGVAYILEANPRASRTVPFVSKAVNHPLAKSAARIAVGHTLEQIGLTETPTPGMYSVKEVHLPFLKFAGVVPVLGPEMKSTGESMGIDADPYRAFYRAQIGAKNYLPTQGTALVMGDGLDDVAKALAEAGLNVIREQNGQELPALLIDTTGSPLLRTALERGVPIVSTREGAEWTAKAIGAVKSEVLGVQSLQEWVNI from the coding sequence ATGCCTAAGCGTACTGACCTCCAGACCATCCTGATTCTCGGCAGCGGGCCCATCCAGATTGGGCAGGCGGCCGAGTTCGACTATTCGGGCACGCAGGCCTTGAAGGCGCTGAAGGGCGAGGGCTACCGGGTGGTGCTGGTCAACAGCAACCCGGCGACCATCATGACCGACCCCGACCTGGCCGACGCGACCTACCTGGAACCGCTGACGCCCGAGTTCGTGCGCAAGGTCATTGAAAAGGAGCGCCCCGACGCCCTGCTGCCTACCCTGGGCGGTCAGACGGCGCTGAACCTGGCGATGGACCTGTTTCACAACGGCACCCTGGAAGAATTTGGCGTGGAATTGATCGGCGCCAACGCCGCCGCCATCAAAAAGGGTGAGGACCGCGAGGAATTTCAGGCCGCCATGAAGAAAATCGGCGTGGCCACCGCCAAGGGCCAGATGGTCCATTCGATGGAAGAAGCGGTCGAGTACCAGAAGGAAATCGGCCTGCCCATCGTGATCCGGCCTTCCTTCACCCTGGGCGGGACGGGCGGCGGGATTGCGCACAGCTACGAAGAGTTTCTGGCGATCACGGAAGGCGGCCTGCGCGACAGCCCCGTGACCAGCGTGCTGCTGGAGGAATCCATCCTGGGCTGGAAGGAATACGAGCTGGAAGTGATGCGCGATACCGCCGACACGGTGGTGATCATCACGTCCATCGAGAACTTTGACCCAATGGGTGTGCACACCGGCGACTCCATCACCGTGGCCCCGGCGCAGACCCTCAGCGACGTGGAATACCAGCGCCTGCGCGACCAGTCTCTGGCCATTATCCGCGAGATTGGCGTGGACACGGGCGGCAGCAACATTCAGTTTGCAGTGGACCCCAAAGACGGCCGCGTGATCGTCATCGAGATGAACCCCCGCGTGAGCCGCTCCAGTGCGCTCGCCAGCAAGGCCACCGGCTTTCCTATTGCCAAGATTGCCGCGCTGCTGGCGGTGGGCTACCACCTTGACGAGCTGAAAAATGACATCACGCGGTCCACGCCCGCCTCGTTTGAGCCCAGCATTGACTACGTGGTGACCAAGATTCCGCGCTTTGCCTTCGAGAAGTTTCCGGGCAGCAGCGACGCCCTGGGCACCCAGATGCGCAGCGTGGGCGAGGTCATGGCGATTGGCCGCACCTTCAAGGAATCGCTGCAAAAGGCGCTGCGGAGCGTGGAATCTGACGTGCGCGGCGCATTTGCCGCCATGAGCGACGAGGGCCTGCGCGGCCTGCTGTACGGCAACCCCCGCCGTCTGGAGGCCGTGCTGGAACTGCTGCGCCGGGGCGAGAGCACAGAGGCCCTGTTTGACGCCACCAAGATTGACCCATGGTTCCTGTCGCAGCTGAAGGAAATCACCGACGCGGAGAAGGAACTGAGCGACCTGGGCCCCATTGCCGAGTGGAAGTACGAACTCTGGCGCGAGGTGAAGCGCCTGGGCTTTTCGGACGCGCGTATTGGCGAGATCGTGGGTCTGAGCGAGTTGCAGGTACGCGAGCTGCGCAAGGCCGCCAAGGCCCTGCCGGTGTACAAGACCGTGGACACCTGCGCCGCCGAGTTCGAGGCCTTTACGCCCTACCACTACTCTACCTACGAGTGGGAGGACGAGGTGCGGGCCACCGACAAGCCCAAGGTCGTGATTCTGGGCAGCGGGCCCAACCGCATTGGGCAGGGCGTGGAGTTCGACTACGCCACCGTCCATGCTGTGTGGGCGCTGCAGGAAGCCGGGTTTGAAACCATCATGATCAACTCCAACCCCGAGACGGTCAGCACCGACTACGACACCGCCGACCGCCTGTACTTCGAGCCGCTGACCTTTGAAGATGTGATGAACATCGTGGAACACGAGCAGCCCGTGGGCGTGATCGTGCAGCTGGGCGGGCAGACGCCGCTGAAACTGGCGAAAAAACTGGCCGACGCGGGCGCCCCCATCATTGGCACCAGCCCCGAAACGATTCACGAGGCCGAGGACCGCGCCAGCTTTAACGCCCTGTGCGAACGCCTGGGCCTGCCGCAGCCCAGGGGCAAGGTGGCCGAAACGCCCGAGCAGGCCGCTGCTCTGGCCGCCGAACTGGGCTTCCCGCTGATGGCCCGCCCCTCCTATGTACTGGGGGGCCGCGCCATGCGCACCGTGCGCAGCATGGAAGAACTGACCACCTACCTCAGCGAGGTCTACGCCGCCGTGGAAGGCCAGCCTAGCATCCTGCTGGACCAGTTCTTGGAAGGCGCGCTGGAGCTGGATGTGGATACGTTGTGTGACGGGCAGAAGGCCGTGGTCGCGGGCATCATGGAACATGTAGAGGCCGCCGGGGTGCATTCCGGGGACAGCGCGTGCATCCTGCCGCCCGTGAACCTCTCGCCGGAGCTGCTGGCCCGCGTGAAGGCCGACACCGAGCGCCTAGCACTGGAACTGGGCGTGAAGGGCCTGATGAACGTGCAGTGGGCAGTCAAGGACGGGGTAGCCTACATTCTGGAAGCCAACCCACGCGCCAGCCGCACGGTGCCGTTTGTCTCCAAGGCCGTGAACCACCCGCTGGCCAAGAGTGCCGCGCGGATTGCCGTGGGGCACACGCTGGAGCAGATTGGCCTGACCGAGACGCCCACGCCGGGCATGTACTCGGTGAAGGAAGTGCACCTGCCGTTCCTGAAGTTTGCGGGTGTGGTGCCGGTGCTGGGGCCAGAGATGAAAAGCACGGGCGAGAGCATGGGCATAGACGCCGACCCCTACCGCGCCTTTTACCGCGCGCAGATTGGCGCGAAGAACTACCTGCCCACCCAGGGCACGGCACTGGTGATGGGCGACGGGCTGGATGACGTGGCGAAGGCGCTGGCAGAGGCCGGCCTGAACGTGATTCGGGAACAGAACGGCCAGGAACTGCCTGCCCTGCTGATAGACACCACCGGCAGCCCACTGCTGAGAACTGCTCTGGAACGCGGTGTGCCGATTGTCAGCACGAGAGAAGGCGCGGAGTGGACGGCGAAGGCGATTGGGGCCGTGAAGAGTGAGGTGCTGGGCGTGCAGAGCTTGCAGGAGTGGGTCAACATCTGA
- a CDS encoding type II toxin-antitoxin system PemK/MazF family toxin has translation MAIGLIRRGDIYLVNFAPARENEADSLRPAVIVTNNAANAQNVVVTVIPLTTNVERVYHFQLLLPNQRTGLDHDSKAQVEQIRSVALSRVRKRLGQVPADLMTELDGKMRLHLGL, from the coding sequence GTGGCAATAGGGCTGATTCGTCGGGGCGACATCTACCTTGTCAATTTTGCTCCAGCGAGGGAGAACGAGGCGGATAGCCTGAGACCAGCCGTGATTGTCACGAACAACGCCGCCAACGCGCAGAACGTTGTTGTGACTGTCATTCCGCTGACCACCAATGTTGAGCGCGTGTATCACTTTCAGTTGCTGCTGCCGAATCAGCGAACAGGTTTAGACCACGACAGCAAGGCGCAGGTTGAGCAGATTCGGAGCGTGGCCCTGAGCCGCGTGAGGAAACGGCTTGGGCAAGTGCCCGCCGATTTGATGACGGAACTGGACGGGAAGATGAGGCTACATCTGGGGTTGTAG
- a CDS encoding excalibur calcium-binding domain-containing protein, whose amino-acid sequence MKTLLQASALALALLGAAQAASAVTTTTANLRRAPSLSGAVVAVVPQGRLLTVACQGDWCRTTYQGRGGYMARSLLRPVTSSAPLSGEGTRFFATCQAMRQAGAAPLRIGTPGYRVGLDRNRNGLACDAGER is encoded by the coding sequence ATGAAGACCCTCCTTCAGGCTTCAGCCCTGGCGCTGGCCTTGCTGGGTGCCGCACAGGCTGCCTCTGCGGTCACCACCACAACCGCCAACCTTCGCCGCGCGCCGTCCCTGTCGGGCGCTGTGGTGGCCGTGGTGCCCCAGGGCCGTCTGCTGACTGTGGCCTGCCAGGGGGACTGGTGCCGCACCACGTACCAGGGGCGGGGCGGGTACATGGCACGCAGCCTGCTGCGGCCCGTGACCAGCAGCGCGCCGCTTTCGGGCGAGGGCACGCGTTTCTTTGCCACCTGTCAGGCCATGCGCCAGGCCGGCGCAGCGCCGCTGCGCATTGGCACCCCCGGCTACCGGGTGGGCCTGGACCGCAACCGCAACGGGCTGGCCTGCGACGCCGGCGAGCGCTGA
- a CDS encoding winged helix-turn-helix domain-containing protein has protein sequence MTQQASCTVTDPATARTLRQHHAFLGLFVQPQSPSELAPRLGMAANLVHHHARRLADCGLLFQQRRGGGRVYFQLTAREFRVPSWLLPPEDPQGNGTADLRELSEGFLGAYSRSWATLHAGEEDVYGFGDATHPAPRMTPPDAPSPEGHPAHLDRLTVHLTPERYRRLARALSALLEEAQAEGHSEGGAPCTLAVLTFHAGDKPGRSLSRSTNSFLGADQ, from the coding sequence ATGACCCAGCAGGCTTCTTGCACCGTCACGGACCCGGCCACCGCCCGCACCTTGAGGCAGCACCACGCGTTCCTGGGGCTGTTTGTGCAGCCGCAATCGCCCAGCGAACTGGCACCGCGCCTGGGGATGGCGGCCAACCTTGTGCACCACCATGCCCGGCGGCTGGCTGACTGTGGGCTGCTGTTCCAGCAGCGGCGCGGGGGCGGCCGGGTGTACTTTCAGCTGACGGCGCGGGAGTTCCGGGTGCCCAGCTGGCTCCTGCCCCCAGAAGACCCCCAGGGCAACGGCACGGCCGACCTGCGCGAACTGAGTGAGGGCTTTCTGGGCGCCTACAGCCGGTCGTGGGCCACCCTGCATGCCGGTGAAGAGGACGTGTACGGTTTTGGGGACGCCACACACCCGGCCCCACGCATGACCCCGCCCGATGCACCCAGCCCCGAGGGCCACCCCGCGCACCTGGACCGCCTGACAGTGCACCTGACACCTGAACGGTACCGGCGCCTGGCCCGGGCCCTGAGCGCCCTGCTGGAAGAAGCGCAGGCCGAGGGCCACAGTGAGGGCGGGGCGCCCTGCACGCTGGCCGTGCTGACCTTCCACGCCGGGGACAAGCCTGGCCGCAGCCTGTCGCGCTCCACCAACAGCTTTCTGGGGGCAGACCAGTAA